The following proteins are encoded in a genomic region of Rhizobium sp. ZPR4:
- a CDS encoding DUF535 family protein gives MNRKTSIAVTPEGVISSISPSTTAAPTAAGLRTSRYALLWRILTFGLRVRWKRVLLFWCRFAANPLVTIRWWRFTAAFAAARGLPPPHDELLQKPLSKFLVHGMPNSRRLSLLVEHFSIAEAIFSRDSMMRLWRGEWLEMGAVQGKCEAYACCIALADRSGGRHEGAFAIKLLRVSDQALLCIARFTFVNQEAEGHYTFVVGSMQGPRNAKQRIVEVTRDLAGLRPKEAILIVLQGLAAEGGMQHFLAVSQARHPIQYRRHARQSMLLSNIDAFWLERSAEPEGVYGFRVPYSKILGADRRSQSKSWFYNIGELFH, from the coding sequence ATGAATCGAAAGACATCGATCGCCGTGACGCCAGAGGGCGTCATATCCAGTATTTCCCCTTCCACGACGGCAGCGCCGACAGCCGCCGGATTGCGTACATCCCGATACGCCCTGCTCTGGAGAATATTGACCTTCGGCCTGCGGGTGCGCTGGAAGCGTGTTCTTCTCTTCTGGTGCCGCTTTGCCGCCAACCCACTTGTGACCATCCGATGGTGGCGCTTTACCGCGGCGTTTGCCGCTGCGCGCGGATTACCGCCGCCGCATGATGAGCTGTTGCAGAAGCCGCTGTCGAAATTTCTTGTCCACGGAATGCCCAATTCCCGGCGGCTCTCCCTTCTTGTCGAGCATTTTTCGATTGCGGAGGCCATTTTCTCCAGGGACAGCATGATGCGGCTCTGGCGCGGCGAATGGCTGGAAATGGGCGCCGTTCAAGGCAAGTGCGAAGCATATGCATGCTGCATTGCGCTCGCCGATCGCAGCGGCGGCCGACATGAGGGCGCTTTCGCTATCAAACTCCTGCGCGTGAGCGATCAGGCACTTCTCTGCATCGCAAGATTCACCTTCGTCAATCAAGAGGCCGAAGGGCACTACACATTCGTCGTCGGGAGCATGCAGGGTCCGCGCAACGCCAAGCAGCGTATTGTCGAGGTGACCCGCGATCTTGCAGGCCTGCGTCCGAAGGAAGCTATCCTCATCGTGCTGCAGGGCCTGGCGGCGGAAGGCGGCATGCAACACTTCCTGGCCGTCTCGCAGGCAAGACATCCGATCCAGTATCGTCGGCATGCCCGGCAGTCGATGTTGCTGTCGAACATCGATGCTTTCTGGCTCGAGCGATCCGCCGAGCCGGAAGGCGTCTATGGCTTCAGGGTTCCCTATTCGAAGATTCTCGGAGCGGACAGGCGTAGCCAGAGCAAATCATGGTTCTACAATATCGGCGAACTCTTCCACTGA
- a CDS encoding ATP-binding protein, with protein MKTPRFPSAPLATLTAVVTTIMLLLSVGLTYLGVNWYATYLEQGITDALPPQAATAYKMLSESKVPDGDSLKLLVEHLNSLTEPTDLKVQLSVLVFGLLSALLCAVIGVFLARRLTRPLEDLTSAAEGLKSGDFSVRVAASYRSTREVASLVETFNALATGLETMEERLRFNNMAIAHELRTPLTILQGSLQSMLDGVFPMDRKIISDLLLQVEGLGRVVEDLRTLSLAIGQKLVMERQHIDASLLVETVIASAKPMLEASKLQVETGLKPVWISADAPRIRQAILALLENACRYAAEGGWLRCETEQLADDSIVIRVLDRGPGFPQDMDAVAVNPFWRGDPSRSRATGGTGLGLSVVQAIAVAHGGHLEFANRPGGGAMVAIHLTDSDMPEEAHGFGQQDTASRQCRLC; from the coding sequence ATGAAGACACCGAGATTTCCCAGTGCGCCGCTGGCAACGCTGACGGCCGTCGTCACCACGATCATGCTGCTGCTTAGCGTCGGCCTGACCTATCTGGGGGTCAACTGGTATGCCACTTATCTAGAGCAGGGCATCACCGATGCCCTGCCGCCCCAAGCCGCAACAGCCTACAAGATGCTGAGCGAAAGCAAGGTTCCCGACGGGGATTCTCTCAAACTTCTGGTCGAACATCTCAATTCGCTGACGGAGCCGACGGATCTCAAGGTGCAGCTCTCCGTGCTCGTCTTCGGCCTCTTGTCGGCTCTGCTCTGCGCTGTTATCGGCGTCTTCCTGGCGCGACGACTTACGCGCCCGCTCGAAGACCTTACCTCCGCCGCCGAAGGCCTGAAGTCCGGTGACTTCTCCGTCCGTGTCGCAGCCTCCTACCGCAGCACGCGGGAAGTCGCGAGCCTTGTCGAAACCTTCAACGCCCTTGCGACCGGCCTGGAGACCATGGAGGAAAGATTGCGCTTCAACAACATGGCGATTGCGCATGAGCTGCGCACGCCATTGACCATCCTGCAGGGATCGTTGCAGAGCATGCTTGACGGCGTGTTCCCGATGGATCGGAAAATCATTTCGGATCTTCTTCTACAGGTCGAAGGGCTGGGACGGGTTGTCGAGGATCTGCGCACCCTGTCTCTGGCCATCGGCCAGAAGCTGGTGATGGAACGTCAGCACATTGATGCATCGCTATTGGTCGAGACTGTCATCGCCTCGGCAAAACCCATGCTGGAGGCCAGCAAGTTGCAGGTAGAAACGGGGCTGAAACCCGTCTGGATCTCGGCCGACGCCCCCCGCATTCGCCAGGCCATACTGGCACTCCTCGAAAATGCATGCCGCTATGCTGCCGAAGGCGGCTGGCTGCGATGCGAAACCGAACAGCTGGCGGACGATAGCATCGTCATTCGCGTTCTCGATCGCGGTCCCGGATTTCCGCAGGATATGGATGCCGTCGCCGTCAACCCTTTCTGGCGCGGCGACCCCTCACGTTCGCGGGCGACCGGCGGCACCGGACTGGGGCTATCCGTGGTGCAGGCAATCGCGGTTGCCCACGGCGGACATCTTGAATTCGCAAATCGACCCGGGGGCGGCGCCATGGTCGCAATCCATTTGACGGACAGCGATATGCCGGAAGAAGCGCACGGTTTTGGACAGCAGGATACCGCCTCGCGGCAATGCCGGCTTTGTTGA
- a CDS encoding response regulator: MDNSLVLIVEDEPAIAQILEGYLTRDGFRTVRASDGEMALQHHALLKPDLVLLDVRLPKLDGFGVLGRLRQVGSTPVIMVTAVADDIDRLSGLRLGADDYVVKPFNPQEVVARVRAVLRRTQGDRAEAIKRFGALEVDFSSYTVFINRDERRIALPLTLSEFRILAYMIRHPTQAFARADILDACLPESDALVRTVDTHISNLRRKLEELGQIGFFPAVRGIGYRFSDPR; the protein is encoded by the coding sequence GTGGATAACAGTCTCGTTCTCATCGTGGAGGATGAACCGGCAATCGCACAGATACTCGAGGGCTATCTGACGCGGGACGGCTTTCGCACGGTCCGCGCCAGCGACGGCGAAATGGCGCTTCAGCATCATGCGCTTCTGAAACCGGATCTCGTGCTTCTGGATGTTCGCCTGCCGAAACTGGACGGCTTCGGGGTGCTCGGCCGCTTGCGCCAGGTGGGCTCGACGCCGGTCATCATGGTCACGGCCGTCGCAGACGACATCGACCGCCTGAGCGGGTTACGCCTTGGCGCCGACGACTATGTCGTCAAGCCGTTCAACCCGCAGGAAGTCGTCGCCCGCGTGAGGGCTGTTCTGCGCCGTACACAGGGCGATCGCGCAGAAGCCATCAAGCGTTTCGGCGCGCTGGAGGTCGATTTCAGCAGCTACACCGTCTTCATCAACAGGGACGAGCGCCGCATTGCATTGCCCCTGACACTGAGCGAATTCCGCATCCTCGCCTACATGATCCGCCATCCGACCCAGGCTTTCGCGCGCGCCGATATCCTCGACGCCTGCCTGCCGGAAAGTGATGCTCTGGTGCGTACCGTCGATACACACATCTCCAACCTCAGACGCAAGCTGGAGGAGTTGGGGCAGATCGGCTTCTTTCCTGCCGTGCGTGGCATCGGCTATCGTTTTTCGGACCCGAGATGA
- a CDS encoding phosphatase PAP2 family protein: MWKFASNSWSSDSGQARPRRQREHATTDGELAAIGMLIVWTSFVFVVFPKLDLAVARWFAHGHVFWLAENPWLKAVRDVARQSQPYILGIMAVIIVLHVFLPRRLRFCPPHKPLFVLLSFAAGPLLVVQTLKVAIGRVRPRQLIEFGGTADFTPVWQFSAACSRNCSFPSGEAAAAAAALSLLVFVSAGRRWMAAVILVPCLLLVAFNRVIFGAHFLSDVMLGWLLTMFAMAMIWRWIEANSRAIDRYVTRLMFR, from the coding sequence ATGTGGAAATTTGCATCGAATTCCTGGAGCTCCGATTCTGGTCAAGCGCGGCCGCGCCGGCAGCGGGAGCACGCAACGACAGATGGCGAATTGGCGGCCATCGGCATGTTGATCGTCTGGACCAGCTTCGTCTTCGTGGTCTTTCCGAAACTCGATCTGGCCGTTGCGCGTTGGTTTGCCCACGGACATGTCTTCTGGCTGGCAGAAAATCCGTGGCTGAAGGCGGTGAGGGATGTCGCCCGCCAAAGCCAGCCTTATATTCTCGGCATCATGGCCGTCATCATCGTCCTGCATGTTTTCCTGCCGCGGCGATTGCGATTCTGCCCTCCTCACAAGCCGCTTTTCGTACTCCTGAGCTTTGCTGCAGGGCCGCTACTGGTGGTGCAGACGCTCAAGGTCGCAATTGGGCGCGTGCGTCCCCGTCAGCTGATCGAGTTCGGCGGCACAGCGGATTTTACTCCGGTTTGGCAGTTCTCGGCGGCATGTAGCCGCAATTGTTCCTTCCCTTCGGGCGAAGCTGCCGCGGCCGCCGCGGCACTATCGCTCCTGGTATTCGTGTCTGCCGGGCGCCGATGGATGGCCGCCGTGATCCTCGTGCCATGCCTGTTGCTCGTGGCATTCAATCGTGTGATCTTCGGTGCTCACTTTCTGTCGGACGTAATGCTTGGATGGCTTTTGACCATGTTTGCCATGGCCATGATCTGGCGCTGGATCGAAGCGAATTCGCGGGCGATCGATCGCTATGTCACGCGCCTGATGTTCAGATGA
- a CDS encoding ParB-like protein: protein MVTLREPILHPVPIEELKPTQITVGMREVKAKRKAWRLKAEEAGDKAGEFLGNHMVPTIRGPRGKYYVIDHHHLSLALYEEGVKDVLVTTVADLSRLDRDSFWFVMDCHDWMHPFDEEGKRRGYEDIPKNIKDLIDDPYRSLAGELRHVGGYAKDTTPFSEFLWADFLRRRIKRKDLEKDFNAALEKAHEFAKGKDADYLPGWCGPVPE from the coding sequence ATGGTTACGCTGCGCGAACCGATCTTGCATCCAGTTCCCATCGAAGAATTGAAACCCACACAGATCACCGTCGGCATGCGTGAGGTCAAGGCCAAGCGTAAGGCTTGGCGTCTCAAAGCGGAAGAAGCGGGCGACAAGGCCGGTGAGTTCCTCGGAAATCACATGGTGCCGACCATTCGTGGGCCACGCGGAAAATACTATGTCATCGATCATCACCATCTTTCCCTCGCACTTTATGAGGAAGGGGTGAAGGATGTTCTGGTCACGACGGTCGCCGATCTTTCCCGACTTGACCGGGATTCCTTCTGGTTCGTCATGGACTGTCATGACTGGATGCACCCCTTCGATGAAGAGGGGAAGCGCCGCGGCTATGAGGACATCCCGAAGAATATCAAGGATCTGATCGACGATCCCTATCGCTCCTTGGCTGGCGAGCTGCGCCATGTCGGCGGCTACGCCAAGGACACGACGCCGTTCAGCGAATTTCTCTGGGCGGATTTCTTACGTCGCCGCATCAAGCGCAAGGATCTTGAGAAGGATTTCAATGCCGCGCTGGAAAAGGCGCACGAGTTTGCCAAGGGCAAGGATGCGGATTACCTGCCTGGCTGGTGCGGTCCAGTCCCCGAGTAA
- a CDS encoding arabinose transporter, protein MAFQSTPDPARGRLLLLSAILFISYLCIGMSFPIVPLYVSGQLRFGNVWAGLGVGIAFFATILTRGYAGSLSDHRGAKVAVIRGLALYVAGASMALVAGLLAHMPLPSFLLLLVSRLLLGLGESLVAVGIIAWGIGFVGPARSGRVLALVGAAIYGALAVGGPIGLALFGRFGFAGTMAISAVLPFLGMMAIWRVPSVAPHPGAERPSFWTVIGRVWLHGAVVCFQGIGFAAIGTFFTLYFLDRGWDYAGLGLTAFGVGFVLVRVLFGHLPDRIGGTPVAIGSLAVEALGQLLIWSAADPMLALAGAFLTGLGCSLIYPSMGREVVRRVEPHLRGAALGAFSAFQDLAYGLTGPFAGLLADRAGYGSVFLSGTVAAIVGLLIALSLRSMRTVAFN, encoded by the coding sequence ATGGCTTTTCAATCGACACCCGATCCGGCGCGCGGCCGTCTTCTGCTGCTGAGTGCCATTCTTTTCATTTCCTATCTCTGCATCGGCATGTCATTTCCGATCGTGCCGCTTTATGTGAGCGGGCAGTTGCGGTTCGGCAATGTCTGGGCCGGACTTGGCGTCGGCATCGCCTTTTTCGCGACCATTCTCACGCGCGGCTATGCCGGCAGCCTTTCCGACCATCGCGGTGCCAAGGTGGCGGTGATACGGGGTCTTGCTCTCTATGTGGCCGGCGCCTCAATGGCATTGGTTGCCGGCCTTTTGGCTCACATGCCGCTGCCGTCCTTCCTGCTTCTCCTTGTGAGCCGCCTGCTTTTGGGATTGGGCGAAAGTCTGGTTGCGGTCGGTATTATCGCCTGGGGCATCGGTTTCGTCGGCCCGGCGCGTTCCGGCAGGGTCCTGGCGCTGGTCGGCGCCGCCATCTATGGAGCGCTTGCCGTGGGAGGCCCGATCGGCCTGGCATTGTTCGGCCGGTTCGGCTTTGCCGGGACAATGGCGATCAGCGCCGTCCTGCCTTTCCTTGGCATGATGGCGATCTGGCGGGTTCCCAGCGTAGCACCACATCCCGGTGCGGAACGCCCGTCCTTCTGGACCGTCATCGGCAGGGTCTGGCTGCATGGGGCGGTCGTGTGTTTTCAGGGCATAGGCTTTGCTGCGATCGGTACTTTCTTCACGCTCTACTTCCTCGATCGGGGCTGGGACTATGCCGGGCTGGGCCTGACGGCCTTCGGTGTCGGCTTTGTTCTGGTGCGCGTGCTCTTCGGCCATCTGCCTGATCGTATCGGCGGCACGCCGGTCGCGATCGGATCGCTGGCCGTCGAAGCGCTGGGCCAATTGCTGATCTGGAGCGCTGCCGATCCCATGCTCGCCCTGGCGGGTGCGTTTCTGACCGGTCTCGGATGCTCGCTGATCTATCCTTCCATGGGACGGGAGGTTGTCCGGCGGGTGGAACCGCATCTGCGCGGCGCAGCACTTGGTGCTTTCTCGGCCTTTCAGGACCTCGCCTACGGGCTGACCGGGCCATTTGCCGGCCTTCTGGCCGACCGGGCCGGCTATGGCAGTGTCTTTCTGTCAGGCACGGTCGCTGCGATCGTCGGCTTGTTAATTGCGCTTTCGCTTCGCAGCATGCGCACTGTCGCATTCAACTGA
- a CDS encoding class I SAM-dependent methyltransferase, whose protein sequence is MGEAFPATSMPDRDWWAALWPNPLAILKTLGIKPGMTVLDLCCGDGYFTAPLAKLVDGKVYALDLDESMIEMARAETERQGVSVRKWIRADARDIASHLPENVDHVLIANTFHGVPDQLGLVQAVHSVLTPKGSFGIVNWEARPREETTVLGQPRGPKTEMRMAPSDVAAIVETGGFKSRAVIELPPYHYGIVFTAL, encoded by the coding sequence ATGGGCGAAGCATTTCCAGCGACATCGATGCCGGACCGTGATTGGTGGGCGGCACTTTGGCCCAATCCGCTGGCGATCCTTAAAACGCTCGGCATCAAGCCGGGCATGACCGTCCTCGATCTTTGCTGCGGCGACGGATATTTTACCGCGCCGCTGGCGAAACTCGTCGATGGAAAGGTCTATGCGCTCGATCTCGATGAAAGCATGATCGAGATGGCGAGGGCGGAAACCGAACGACAAGGCGTATCCGTGCGGAAATGGATCCGTGCCGATGCCCGCGACATTGCCAGCCACCTTCCCGAAAATGTCGATCATGTCCTGATAGCGAACACGTTTCATGGCGTTCCGGATCAGCTCGGCCTCGTCCAAGCCGTTCATTCGGTGCTCACTCCGAAGGGATCGTTTGGTATCGTCAACTGGGAGGCGCGACCGCGGGAGGAGACCACGGTGCTCGGGCAGCCGCGCGGCCCCAAGACCGAGATGCGCATGGCGCCGTCAGACGTCGCCGCTATTGTCGAGACCGGCGGCTTCAAGTCCCGGGCCGTGATCGAGCTGCCGCCCTATCACTACGGTATTGTTTTCACGGCCCTGTAG
- a CDS encoding flavodoxin, with amino-acid sequence MHLSRRTVLTSMVAAAAAPRWSFAADERRILVVYYSYTGHTGAVAEKLRALMGAELFEIQMRDPYPLDMQRAAEQSKYELETGELPPLFDGLPNLSKYDLILVGGPVWWNTITPPVMSFLERTDFGGRKVAAFATYVLEPAHYERNFAAQARSASLLSSLMISEFEVTERLADKAITSWALKNLPKHGPQAL; translated from the coding sequence ATGCACCTTTCCCGCCGCACCGTGTTGACATCAATGGTGGCTGCGGCCGCCGCACCCAGATGGAGCTTCGCCGCGGACGAGCGACGGATCCTCGTTGTCTATTATTCCTATACCGGCCACACCGGGGCGGTTGCCGAAAAGCTTCGCGCACTTATGGGGGCCGAGCTTTTCGAAATCCAGATGCGCGACCCGTATCCTCTCGACATGCAGCGCGCGGCCGAGCAGTCCAAATACGAGCTGGAAACGGGCGAGCTTCCCCCTTTGTTCGACGGCCTCCCCAATCTTTCGAAATACGACCTGATCCTCGTCGGTGGCCCGGTGTGGTGGAATACCATCACGCCGCCTGTCATGAGCTTCCTCGAACGGACGGATTTCGGCGGGCGAAAGGTTGCCGCCTTCGCCACATATGTGCTGGAGCCGGCGCATTACGAAAGGAATTTCGCCGCACAGGCACGCAGCGCTTCGCTTCTGTCCAGCCTGATGATCAGCGAATTCGAGGTCACGGAGAGGTTGGCGGACAAGGCCATTACATCCTGGGCTCTCAAGAACCTGCCAAAGCACGGGCCGCAAGCCCTGTAA
- a CDS encoding response regulator, whose translation MQKAAHIAVVDDHSDIRDLVGQYLEQQGYKVSVADSGLALRRILERGAVDLIVLDVMMPGEDGLSVCRHLRATTDTPIIFLTAMSEDTDRIIGLELGADDYLVKPFNPRELLARIRAVLRRVNGVPQQQRETLKKARVVRVGQWRINMGRQELSGDDGVGIPLSTAEFRLLKVFLERPGIVLSREQLLDLTVGRTADIFDRSIDNQVSRLRKKIEPDPKNPSVIKTHWGGGYSLSAAVGFE comes from the coding sequence ATGCAAAAAGCTGCGCACATCGCCGTCGTCGATGATCATTCGGACATAAGGGACCTTGTCGGCCAATATCTCGAGCAGCAGGGTTACAAGGTCAGCGTCGCCGATAGCGGGCTCGCCCTGAGACGGATCCTTGAGCGTGGCGCCGTGGATCTGATCGTTCTCGATGTCATGATGCCCGGCGAGGACGGTCTTTCCGTCTGTCGCCATCTGAGGGCAACAACGGATACTCCCATCATCTTCCTGACAGCCATGAGCGAGGATACCGACCGCATCATCGGCCTCGAACTGGGGGCTGATGATTATCTCGTCAAGCCGTTCAATCCGCGTGAATTGCTGGCGCGCATCCGGGCTGTGCTACGCCGGGTCAACGGCGTGCCGCAGCAGCAGCGGGAAACGCTGAAGAAGGCCAGGGTCGTTCGCGTCGGCCAATGGCGCATCAACATGGGACGGCAGGAGCTTTCCGGCGATGATGGCGTCGGCATCCCTCTCAGCACCGCCGAATTCCGGCTTCTGAAAGTCTTTCTCGAACGTCCGGGTATCGTGCTCAGCCGTGAGCAGCTTCTCGACCTGACGGTTGGCCGGACGGCCGACATCTTCGACAGAAGCATCGACAATCAGGTGAGCCGTTTGCGCAAGAAGATAGAGCCGGACCCAAAGAACCCCTCGGTCATCAAGACGCATTGGGGCGGCGGCTACAGCCTCTCGGCGGCTGTGGGGTTCGAATGA
- a CDS encoding HAMP domain-containing sensor histidine kinase: protein MIYWWRRSLAAQFIGFTLLALVVSQCLTFSISWDERTKALHAAMKSEFFSRCASVTRLMESMPKPLREQALLASETSYSRFWLSPTEPADAGAWRSRAANELARPIENFIDLGAKYGMRSNSDVDHLMSKGVMTANAAEGWATPPTVLWSLPQTAKFVYFGDRNGYGLVVRLSDGMWLNTAFYKNVGDRWWDMKSLTSLATTALILSLIGVFIASRIARPLRRLAVSAEALGRGENLPPLPEEGPDDIRRTAEAFNRMQERLHRFVDDRTRMLAAIGHDLRTPLTSLRLRAEFVKDADIQQKMLSTIDELQSMTEAAISFARGESTAEETRAIELEALVGSICDDLADLGLPVEYIEGPKTTYRCRPDGLRRAVRNLAENAARYGGHAKVQIRHSASTIDIVVEDNGPGIPEDMKEKVFAPFFRLEASRNRGTGGVGLGLSIARAVARQHGGDILLQPNNPGLKAIISLPQEGQVRTPSSRVSRRRKRAQALKLAGQEH from the coding sequence ATGATCTACTGGTGGAGGAGGAGCCTTGCCGCCCAGTTCATCGGCTTTACCCTGCTTGCCCTTGTCGTCTCGCAGTGCCTGACATTTTCGATTTCCTGGGACGAACGCACCAAGGCGCTGCACGCGGCCATGAAGAGCGAATTCTTCAGCCGCTGCGCCTCCGTTACGCGGTTGATGGAATCCATGCCCAAGCCGTTGCGCGAACAGGCGCTGCTGGCAAGCGAGACCAGCTATTCCCGTTTCTGGCTTTCGCCGACGGAGCCGGCCGATGCCGGTGCATGGCGCTCCCGCGCGGCAAACGAACTTGCCCGACCGATCGAGAATTTCATCGATCTCGGCGCGAAGTACGGCATGCGCTCGAACTCCGATGTCGATCATCTGATGTCGAAGGGGGTAATGACGGCGAACGCCGCCGAGGGCTGGGCAACCCCGCCGACCGTTCTATGGAGCCTGCCGCAGACTGCAAAATTCGTTTATTTCGGTGATCGCAATGGATACGGCCTGGTCGTCAGGCTCAGTGACGGCATGTGGCTGAATACGGCTTTTTACAAGAATGTCGGCGACCGGTGGTGGGATATGAAATCGCTCACCTCTCTTGCGACCACGGCGCTCATACTGTCGCTCATCGGAGTGTTCATCGCCAGCCGTATCGCGCGCCCGCTAAGACGGCTCGCCGTTTCGGCGGAAGCGTTGGGGCGCGGCGAAAATCTCCCGCCGCTGCCCGAAGAGGGGCCTGACGACATCAGGCGCACGGCCGAGGCGTTCAACAGGATGCAGGAGCGTCTCCATCGCTTCGTCGACGATCGAACCCGGATGCTGGCCGCGATCGGCCATGATCTCAGGACACCGCTGACCTCGCTCCGGCTGCGGGCGGAATTCGTCAAGGATGCCGATATCCAGCAGAAGATGCTGTCGACCATCGATGAGCTTCAGAGCATGACGGAAGCTGCTATTTCCTTTGCGCGCGGCGAATCCACGGCCGAGGAAACGCGGGCCATCGAATTGGAGGCGCTGGTCGGCAGCATTTGCGACGATCTTGCCGATCTTGGCCTGCCGGTGGAATATATCGAAGGACCGAAGACGACCTATCGCTGCCGGCCCGATGGCTTGCGCCGCGCTGTTCGCAATCTTGCGGAAAATGCGGCGCGCTACGGTGGCCATGCCAAGGTTCAAATCCGCCATTCGGCCAGCACCATCGATATCGTCGTCGAAGACAATGGCCCGGGCATACCCGAGGACATGAAGGAAAAAGTCTTCGCACCCTTCTTCCGTCTGGAAGCCTCGAGAAACAGGGGCACGGGCGGCGTCGGACTAGGCCTGTCGATTGCCCGCGCCGTCGCGCGGCAACATGGCGGCGATATCCTGCTCCAGCCCAACAATCCCGGTCTGAAGGCGATCATTTCCTTGCCACAGGAAGGGCAGGTCAGGACGCCCTCGTCGCGGGTGAGCAGGAGAAGAAAGCGGGCGCAGGCTCTCAAGCTTGCCGGGCAGGAACACTAA
- a CDS encoding cytochrome c, with the protein MKRLLLVLLLIIVLVAGGVAWFVTRTPASPFDNIAVTQPPSEELLQHGEYVARLGDCVACHSTPKSAPFAGGLEMGTPLGSIFTTNITPDKETGIGNYTLADFDRAVRQGIARDGHRLYPAMPYPSYVKMSDDDIRALYTYFMNRVEPVKQADKPSDIKWPMNMRWPLALWNAVFTESGTYQPKTAGDDQWNRGAYLVQGPGHCGSCHTPRAITMAEKALDESSPLYLSGALLDGWYAPSLRGDPNTGLGRWSEDDIYAFLKNGRNTHAVVFGSMADAFNNSTQFMNDDDLKAISHYLKSLPGDPARDGTPWQYDDATAQNVALPAREQIPGAQTFVAKCSFCHGVDGRGKQQWIPPLAGSAASLAKENASQINVTLNGSSRVVANGIPDAYRMPPFRQQLSDQQIADVLTFVRSSWGNHGGAVAANDVKALREHTDPASSSPIILQMR; encoded by the coding sequence TTGAAGAGACTTCTTCTAGTTCTTCTCTTGATTATCGTGCTTGTGGCCGGCGGCGTCGCGTGGTTCGTGACCCGCACGCCGGCATCTCCCTTCGACAATATCGCCGTGACACAGCCACCCTCGGAGGAACTGCTGCAGCATGGCGAATATGTCGCGCGCCTCGGCGACTGCGTTGCCTGTCACAGCACGCCGAAGAGCGCTCCCTTCGCCGGCGGGCTGGAGATGGGGACGCCACTCGGCTCCATCTTCACCACCAACATCACCCCGGACAAGGAAACTGGCATCGGCAACTACACGCTTGCCGATTTCGACCGTGCCGTCCGCCAGGGCATTGCCCGCGACGGGCATCGCCTCTACCCGGCCATGCCCTATCCTTCCTATGTGAAAATGAGCGACGACGACATTCGTGCGCTCTATACCTATTTCATGAATAGGGTCGAGCCTGTGAAGCAGGCGGACAAACCCTCCGACATCAAGTGGCCGATGAACATGCGCTGGCCTTTGGCACTCTGGAACGCGGTCTTTACCGAAAGTGGGACCTATCAGCCAAAAACGGCCGGCGATGATCAGTGGAACCGGGGCGCTTATCTCGTTCAAGGGCCGGGCCACTGCGGCAGCTGCCATACGCCGCGCGCCATCACCATGGCGGAAAAGGCGCTCGACGAAAGCAGCCCGCTCTATCTTTCCGGCGCTCTTCTCGACGGCTGGTATGCGCCGAGCCTGCGCGGCGATCCCAACACCGGTCTTGGCCGGTGGAGCGAGGACGATATCTATGCCTTCCTCAAGAACGGCAGGAACACCCACGCCGTCGTCTTCGGTTCCATGGCGGATGCGTTCAACAATTCGACGCAGTTCATGAACGATGACGATCTGAAGGCCATCAGCCACTATCTGAAGTCGCTGCCGGGCGATCCCGCGCGTGACGGCACGCCCTGGCAATATGACGACGCCACGGCTCAGAATGTCGCCCTTCCCGCCCGTGAGCAGATTCCGGGCGCCCAGACATTCGTCGCAAAATGCAGCTTCTGTCACGGCGTCGACGGACGCGGAAAACAGCAATGGATTCCGCCGCTCGCAGGCTCTGCCGCTTCGCTCGCGAAGGAAAACGCGTCCCAGATCAATGTGACACTGAACGGCTCCAGCCGCGTCGTGGCAAACGGAATCCCGGATGCCTATCGCATGCCGCCGTTCCGTCAGCAGCTTTCGGACCAGCAGATCGCCGATGTTCTGACATTCGTGCGCTCGTCCTGGGGAAATCACGGCGGCGCGGTTGCTGCAAACGATGTGAAGGCCTTGCGCGAACACACGGATCCGGCCAGCAGCAGCCCGATCATATTGCAGATGCGGTAG